Proteins from a genomic interval of Salmo trutta chromosome 39, fSalTru1.1, whole genome shotgun sequence:
- the LOC115179360 gene encoding transmembrane protein 237B isoform X1 produces the protein MDTGGFQVQNTRRRDLPPLPQRGQRALPPMSSQDTGDEMPVPKSKRKKSKSQVDGVESPEADPGMEMAQMGGLSSRRSSEVIQALTPESQEAAPQRRKKKKKAATVDLEDDQADLVNGDGLVQNTAEAGEEVTKKPKRKKKSKVSETQYVNELDVEDDDIITDAQPPIPQHSLFSAPLGQSQPVGKVFVERSKRFQAADRSDRPKPSDQVDNLMDIQQMWTTKDVSVRVHSGFRGIGLFCHGFLAGYAVWNIIVIYALAGKHLTTLPNLLQQYHSLAYPAQSLFYLLLAISTVSAFDRVNLAKGAMAMREFVTLDPVALASFLYFSALVLSLSQQMTSDRINLYPSANETLWPPGSEHQILNPWIIVNLVVAVLVGMAWIFISARPEMDYTEGFLMAMEIESLRPEEKSEMST, from the exons ATGGACACCGGAGGATTCCag gtACAAAACACGCGACGGAGGGACCTCCCGCCTCTTCCACAG CGTGGACAGCGTGCCCTGCCCCCCATGTCAAG TCAAGATACAGGTG ACGAGATGCCGGTCCCTAAAAGCAAGAGGAAGAAGTCGAAGAGTCAGGTGGATGGTGTAGAAAGCCCAGAGG CAGACCCAGGGATGGAGATGGCCCAGATGGGGGGTCTGAGCAGTCGCAGGTCATCTGAGGTCATCCAGGCCTTGACCCCCGAGTCGCAGGAAGCTGCACCACAGAgaaggaagaagaagaaaaaggcaGCAACCGTAG ACCTGGAGGATGACCAGGCTGACCTGGTGAACGGGGATGGACTGGTCCAGAACACAGCCGAGGCAGGGGAAGAAGTGACCAAAAAACCCAAAAGGAAGAA GAAGTCGAAAGTGTCAGAGACGCAGTACGTCAACGAGCTTGATGTAGAGGACGATGACATCATCACAGACGCTCAGCCACCCATCCCCCAGCATTCCCTGTTCTCTGCTCCCCTGGGACAAAGCCAGCCTGTGGGGAAGGTGTTTGTAGAGAGGAGCA AGAGGTTTCAAGCGGCCGATCGGTCAGACAGACCGAAGCCCAGCGATCAGGTGGACAACTTAATGGACATCCAGCAGATGTGGACCACCAAGGATGTGTCTGTTAGGGTCCATAGTggcttcag GGGGATTGGGCTGTTCTGCCACGGCTTCCTAGCAGGCTATGCAGTGTGGAACATCATAGTGATCTATGCCCTGGCAGGAAAACATCTCACTACTCTGCCTAACCTACTGCAGCAGTACCACAGCCTGGCCTACCCTGCACAGTCTCTCTTCTACCTGCTACTGGCTATAAGCACCGTGTCAGCCTTTGACAG GGTGAATCTGGCCAAAGGCGCCATGGCTATGAGAGAGTTTGTCACCCTGGACCCAGTTGCTCTAGCCTCTTTCT TGTACTTCTCAGCTCTGGTCCTCTCTCTCAGCCAGCAGATGACCAGTGACCGCATCAACCTGTACCCCAGTGCTAACGAGACCTTATG gcCTCCTGGGTCAGAGCACCAGATCCTGAACCCGTGGATCATAGTGAACCTGGTGGTGGCTGTGCTGGTGGGAATGGCCTGGATCTTCATCTCTGCCAGGCCTGAGATGGACTACACCGAAG GGTTCCTAATGGCTATGGAGATCGAGTCCTTGAGACCAGAGGAGAAATCAGAAATGTCTACTTGA
- the LOC115179360 gene encoding transmembrane protein 237B isoform X2, with product MDTGGFQVQNTRRRDLPPLPQRGQRALPPMSSQDTGDEMPVPKSKRKKSKSQVDGVESPEDPGMEMAQMGGLSSRRSSEVIQALTPESQEAAPQRRKKKKKAATVDLEDDQADLVNGDGLVQNTAEAGEEVTKKPKRKKKSKVSETQYVNELDVEDDDIITDAQPPIPQHSLFSAPLGQSQPVGKVFVERSKRFQAADRSDRPKPSDQVDNLMDIQQMWTTKDVSVRVHSGFRGIGLFCHGFLAGYAVWNIIVIYALAGKHLTTLPNLLQQYHSLAYPAQSLFYLLLAISTVSAFDRVNLAKGAMAMREFVTLDPVALASFLYFSALVLSLSQQMTSDRINLYPSANETLWPPGSEHQILNPWIIVNLVVAVLVGMAWIFISARPEMDYTEGFLMAMEIESLRPEEKSEMST from the exons ATGGACACCGGAGGATTCCag gtACAAAACACGCGACGGAGGGACCTCCCGCCTCTTCCACAG CGTGGACAGCGTGCCCTGCCCCCCATGTCAAG TCAAGATACAGGTG ACGAGATGCCGGTCCCTAAAAGCAAGAGGAAGAAGTCGAAGAGTCAGGTGGATGGTGTAGAAAGCCCAGAGG ACCCAGGGATGGAGATGGCCCAGATGGGGGGTCTGAGCAGTCGCAGGTCATCTGAGGTCATCCAGGCCTTGACCCCCGAGTCGCAGGAAGCTGCACCACAGAgaaggaagaagaagaaaaaggcaGCAACCGTAG ACCTGGAGGATGACCAGGCTGACCTGGTGAACGGGGATGGACTGGTCCAGAACACAGCCGAGGCAGGGGAAGAAGTGACCAAAAAACCCAAAAGGAAGAA GAAGTCGAAAGTGTCAGAGACGCAGTACGTCAACGAGCTTGATGTAGAGGACGATGACATCATCACAGACGCTCAGCCACCCATCCCCCAGCATTCCCTGTTCTCTGCTCCCCTGGGACAAAGCCAGCCTGTGGGGAAGGTGTTTGTAGAGAGGAGCA AGAGGTTTCAAGCGGCCGATCGGTCAGACAGACCGAAGCCCAGCGATCAGGTGGACAACTTAATGGACATCCAGCAGATGTGGACCACCAAGGATGTGTCTGTTAGGGTCCATAGTggcttcag GGGGATTGGGCTGTTCTGCCACGGCTTCCTAGCAGGCTATGCAGTGTGGAACATCATAGTGATCTATGCCCTGGCAGGAAAACATCTCACTACTCTGCCTAACCTACTGCAGCAGTACCACAGCCTGGCCTACCCTGCACAGTCTCTCTTCTACCTGCTACTGGCTATAAGCACCGTGTCAGCCTTTGACAG GGTGAATCTGGCCAAAGGCGCCATGGCTATGAGAGAGTTTGTCACCCTGGACCCAGTTGCTCTAGCCTCTTTCT TGTACTTCTCAGCTCTGGTCCTCTCTCTCAGCCAGCAGATGACCAGTGACCGCATCAACCTGTACCCCAGTGCTAACGAGACCTTATG gcCTCCTGGGTCAGAGCACCAGATCCTGAACCCGTGGATCATAGTGAACCTGGTGGTGGCTGTGCTGGTGGGAATGGCCTGGATCTTCATCTCTGCCAGGCCTGAGATGGACTACACCGAAG GGTTCCTAATGGCTATGGAGATCGAGTCCTTGAGACCAGAGGAGAAATCAGAAATGTCTACTTGA
- the LOC115179795 gene encoding cytochrome P450 20A1, translated as MLDFAIFAVTFVIILVGAVLYLYPSSRSASGIPGLNPTEEMDGNLQDIVNRGSLHEFLASLHGQFGPVASFWFGGRPVVSLGSVDQLRQHINPNRTTDSFETMLKSLLGYQSGMGGGATEAVMRKKLYESAVNNTLEENFPLLLKLVEELVGKWKSFPKDQHTPLCAHLLGLAMKAVTQLALGDRFRNDAEVIGFRKNHEAIWSEIGKGYLDGSMEKSSIRKEHYESALAEMETVLMSVAKDRKGQRSQTAFVDALLQSNLTERQVMEDSMVFTLAGCVITANLCIWAVHFLSTSEEVQEKLHQELEDVLGSEPVSLDKIPQLRYFQQVLNETVRTAKLTPIAAQLQENEGKVDQHIIPKETLVIYALGVVLQDADTWSHPYKFDPDRFTEDSARKSFSLLGFSGNQACPELRFAYTVATVVLSTVVRQLKLHQVKGQVVEARSELVSTPKDDTWITVSRRS; from the exons ATGCTGGACTTTGCGATATTTGCAGTGACTTTTGTCATCATTCTGGTCGGCGCAGTCCTCTATTTGTATCCA tcATCAAGAAGTGCTTCTGGTATACCAGGTCTCAACCCTACAGAAGAGAT GGATGGAAATCTACAAGACATAGTGAACCGAGGCAGTCTGCATGAGTTCCTGGCTAGTCTACATGGACAGTTTGGTCCTGTGGCATCCTTCTGGTTTGGAGGACGCCCTGTGGTCAGCTTGGGTTCAGTGGACCAGCTACGGCAGCACATCAACCCCAACAGGACTA CGGACTcatttgagacaatgctgaaGTCGTTGCTAGGGTACCAGTCAGGAATGGGTGGAGGGGCCACAGAGGCTGTAATGAGGAAGAAGTTGTATGAGAGTGCCGTCAACAACACCCTGGAGGAAAACTTTCCCCTGCTGCTGAAG CTGGTGGAGGAGTTAGTGGGGAAGTGGAAGTCTTTCCCTAAGGACCAGCACACACCCCTCTGTGCCCATCTGCTAGGATTGGCCATGAAGGCTGTCACTCAACTCGCTCTGGGTGACCGTTTCCGGAATGATGCTGAAGTCATCGGCTTCCGAAAGAACCATGAGGCA ATATGGTCGGAGATCGGAAAAGGCTATTTGGACGGTTCCATGGAGAAGAGCTCCATCAGAAAGGAACACTATGAGAGCG CGCTGGCAGAAATGGAAACAGTGCTGATGTCTGTGGCTAAAGACAGGAAAGGACAAAGGAGCCAGACAGCGTTTGTGGATGCTCTTCTCCAGTccaacctcacagagagacag GTGATGGAGGACAGCATGGTATTCACACTGGCAGGTTGTGTCATCACAGCTAATT TGTGCATCTGGGCAGTACACTTCCTGTCCACGTCAGAGGAAGTTCAGGAGAAGCTGCATCAGGAGCTGGAGGATGTTCTGGGCTCTGAGCCTGTTTCTCTGGATAAGATCCCACAGCTCAG GTACTTCCAGCAGGTTTTGAACGAGACTGTGCGGACAGCCAAACTGACGCCCATCGCAGCCCAGCTCCAGGAAAATGAAGGGAAAGTCGATCAGCACATTATTCCTAAAGAG ACACTGGTGATCTATGCCCTTGGGGTAGTCCTACAGGATGCAGACACCTGGAGCCATCCCTACAA GTTTGACCCAGACCGATTCACAGAAGATTCTGCCAGGAAAAGCTTCTCTCTGCTTGGATTCTCAGGGAACCAGGCCTGTCCTGAGCTGAG GTTTGCGTACACAGTGGCCACTGTCGTCCTCAGCACTGTAGTGCGCCAACTGAAGCTGCATCAGGTAAAGGGACAGGTGGTAGAGGCCAGATCTGAGCTGGTGTCAACGCCTAAAGATGACACATGGATCACTGTGAGCAGAAGAAGCTAA